The following nucleotide sequence is from Mesorhizobium sp. J8.
GGTGCCGATCTTCGGCCATGTCGCGCCGGCCAGCGAGCCGAGTTGCCAGAACGTCAGATCGCGCAGCTGCCGGTCGTCGGCCATGAAGATCAGGACACCCGTCAGCGCCATGGCAAGGGCGCTGATGGCGATGCCGGCAAGCAGCATCGTGGCGACCGACGTCCGTCCCTGGCGCGTGGCGATGGCGTAGAGCAGCAACGTCACCGCGAGCCCGCCGAAGAATGCCGCGAGTGGCAGTGCGAGCGTGCCCAGCGCAAGCGTGGCGGGCGCCAGCCATGTGGTTCCGAGCACGATGATCGCCACCGCGCCGAGGCTCGATCCCGCGGAAACCCCGATCAGGCCGGGATCGGCAAGCGGATTGCGGAACAGTCCCTGCATCACCGCGCCGCAAATGGCGAGCGCGGCGCCGATCAGCACGCCGAGCAGAACGCGCGGCATGCGGATGTCATAGACGATCAGCCGATCGCGCGCCGCAAGTGCGCCATCCGACGGCACGGCGCCGGTAAACCAGTCGCGGATGACACGAACGGCGGACGCATCGGAAGCACCCGACGTCAGCGACAGGAATACCGAAAGGGCCAGCGCCAGGCACAAAAGCGCTATGACGAACCTTGCCCGCGCCGAACGGTCGCCATCGGCTGCCATCGCGCGGCTCGGCGCGCCTGCTATCGACTGTTCGGCCATCGCCGCTCAGTCCGC
It contains:
- a CDS encoding FecCD family ABC transporter permease, which gives rise to MAEQSIAGAPSRAMAADGDRSARARFVIALLCLALALSVFLSLTSGASDASAVRVIRDWFTGAVPSDGALAARDRLIVYDIRMPRVLLGVLIGAALAICGAVMQGLFRNPLADPGLIGVSAGSSLGAVAIIVLGTTWLAPATLALGTLALPLAAFFGGLAVTLLLYAIATRQGRTSVATMLLAGIAISALAMALTGVLIFMADDRQLRDLTFWQLGSLAGATWPKIGTVGPVIILALAAMPFLSRGLNALALGEATAGHLGIPVQRLKYTAIVGVSAAVGASVAVSGGIGFIGIVVPHVLRLAIGPDNRYLLPASALLGASLLLIADAVARTVVAPAELPIGIVTAVAGAPFFLWILLRKRGVVDL